A genomic stretch from Halichoerus grypus chromosome 7, mHalGry1.hap1.1, whole genome shotgun sequence includes:
- the PPRC1 gene encoding peroxisome proliferator-activated receptor gamma coactivator-related protein 1 isoform X5 — protein sequence MAARRGRRDGVAPSPSGGPGPDPGGGVRGSSWGSRSQTPYGTVGSVSGGEQVLLHEEGDDSGFVSLSRLGPCLRDKDLEMEELILQDETLLGTMQSYMDASLISLIEDFGSLGESRLSLEDQNEVSLLTALTEILDNADSENLSPFDSIPDSELLVSPREGSSLHKLLTLSRTPPERDLITPVDPLVPSTGSSRVSGVEMSLSDPPWDFSPPSFLETSSPKLPSWRPPRSRARRGQSPPPQQRSDGEEEEEVASFSGQMLAGELDNSVSSIPDFPMHLACPEEEDKTAAAETAVQAAGDESISSLSELVRAMHPYCLPNLTHLTSLEDELQEQPDDLTLPEDCVVLEIVGQAATAGNDLEIPVVVRQIPTRPQPVLLDDSLEASPALKLLMPTLESETEAAVPKEDLCPEKEGLSVDSEEKLESVCLLEPREVMEPVMPKGPQTPSANTMLSSQRARKGRKKRSKEQPAACAEGYARRLRSSSRGQSTMATEVTSQAGNLPQEELQREVGPPRSRGKPRAWARAWAAALEKPSSGNLESSAGQASPDKEDPLDLYSNLVDGIQANPVPTHVSAQAGPMPLDSVETDPTEVNPVLADPVPVDPALVDLASANSELVDPLPADPVLIDPVLADSAEIDPTVVVRISNNLPPGDPVPANSAPVDSVTNDLALVDPVLVKSRPSDPRRGAMSSVQGSPAPQILPESESLDSLKAIIPEVQEVMGPLKVESGTSATPQEARPRPLSLSEYRRRRQQRQADTAERSPQPPAGKWPSLPETPTGLADIPCLVIPPAPAKKTTLQRSPEVSPEACSVPVGSSPTSSPEPPANKPMASTPTEQVPSQELPLPARPPPPTVQPMPPKMPTALPFPPGGLGMTPMLPLPTSGQGIPSLPPPPLQPPSLPMSMGPVPPDPYTHYAPVPPWPCYPPVSPSGYPCLPPPPTVPLVSGTPGTYAVPPTCSVPWVPPPVPIPPYSSSCAYGPLGWGSGLQHPPFWPTVPPPPLPLASVGRAAPPPKVEPSGIPAGPSESVLPGPMTLSLGSAGQGAPQVEPTKVEVRSVPASPHLKHKVSSPVQSPQIKAPPCLPAESVAVEEPASERLKPETQETRPREKPPSPVAKAVPTPTPKQSTVTKLPAVHPARLRKLSFLPTPRTQGPEDVVQAFISEIGIEASDLSSLLEQFEKSEAKKECPPPAPADNLAVGNSGVDTPQEKRPLDRLQAPELANVAGLTPPATPPHQLWKPLAAVSLLAKAKSPKSTAQEGTLKPEGVTEAKHPAATRLQEGVHGPSPVHVGSGDHDYCVRSRTPPKKTPALVIPEVGSRWNVKRHQDITIKPVLSLGPVIPLSPRTAASQEPLDHRTSSEQADPPAPCLAPSALLSPEASPCRNDTNTRTLPEPSAKQRSVRCYRKACRSASPPSRGWQGCRGRSSRSVSSGSNRTSEASSSSSSSSSSSSRSRSRSLSPPHKRWRRSSCSSSGRSRRCSSSSSSSSSSSSSSSSSSSSRSRSRSPSPRRRSDRRRRYSSYRSHDHYQRQRVLQKERAIEERRVVFIGKIPGRMTRSELKQRFSVFGEIEECTIHFRVQGDNYGFVTYRYAEEAFAAIESGHKLRQADEQPFDLCFGGRRQFCKRSYSDLDSNREDFDPAPVKSKFDSLDFDTLLKQAQKNLRR from the exons ATGGCGGCGCGCCGGGGACGGAGAGACGGAGTCGCGCCGTCTCCGAGTGGGGGCCCCGGACCCGACCCCGGCGGTGGAGTCCGCGGCAGCAGTTGGGGGAGTCGGAGCCAAACACCGTATGGGACTGTGGGATCTGTGAGTGGCGGGGAGCAG GTGCTGCTGCATGAGGAAGGGGATGATTCTGGTTTTGTTAGTCTGTCTCGGCTTGGCCCCTGCCTGAGGGACAAGGACCTGGAGATGGAGGAGCTGATACTGCAGGATGAGACACTGCTGGGGACCATGCAGAGCTACATGGATGCCTCCCTCATCTCCCTTATCGAGGATTTTGGGAGCCTTGGGGAG AGCAGGTTATCTCTGGAGGACCAGAATGAAGTGTCACTGCTCACAGCTCTGACAGAGATCTTGGACAATGCAGATTCCGAGAACCTGTCTCCGTTTGACAGCATTCCTGACTCAGAACTGCTTGTGTCACCTCGGGAGGGCTCCTCT cTGCACAAGCTGCTCACCCTCTCCCGGACACCCCCAGAACGTGACCTCATCACCCCGGTTGACCCATTGGTGCCCAGCACAGGCAGTAGTAGAGTGAGTGGG GTTGAGATGTCTCTCTCAGATCCTCCTTGGGACttctccccaccttccttctTAGAGACCTCCTCCCCTAAGCTTCCTAGTTGGagacccccaagatcaagagcccgCCGGGGCcaatcccctcctccccagcagcgcagtgatggggaagaagaggaggaggtggcCAGCTTCAGTGGCCAGATGCTTGCTGGAGAGCTCGACAACTCTGTGAGCAGTATCCCAGACTTCCCTATGCACCTGGCCTGCCCAGAGGAGGAAGATAAAACCGCAGCAGCTGAGACGGCAGTGCAGGCAGCTGGTGATGAGAGCATCTCCTCCTTGAGTGAGCTGGTGCGGGCCATGCATCCATACTGCCTGCCCAACCTCACTCACCTGACATCACTCGAGGATGAGCTTCAGGAGCAGCCGGATGATTTGACACTGCCTGAGGATTGTGTGGTGCTAGAGATTGTGGGCCAGGCAGCCACAGCTGGTAATGACCTGGAGATTCCAGTTGTGGTAAGGCAGATCCCTACCCGGCCCCAGCCTGTGCTCCTAGATGACTCGCTAGAGGCCAGTCCAGCTTTGAAGCTACTCATGCCTACACTAGAGTCGGAGACAGAAGCTGCTGTACCCAAGGAAGACCTCTGCCCTGAGAAAGAGGGGTTGTCAGTAGACTCAGAGGAAAAGCTGGAGTCAGTCTGCTTGTTGGAGCCCAGGGAGGTCATGGAGCCAGTGATGCCCAAGGGGCCTCAGACCCCATCAGCCAACACAATGCTGAGCTCCCAGAGAGCTCGAAagggcaggaagaagaggagcAAAGAGCAGCCAGCAGCCTGTGCAGAAGGCTATGCCAGGAGGCTGAGGTCATCTTCTCGTGGGCAGTCTACCATGGCTACAGAGGTGACCTCTCAGGCAGGAAACTTGCCTCAGGAGGAACTTCAAAGAGAGGTTGGGCCTCCTCGTAGTAGAGGGAAGCCCCGGGCTTGGGCTCGGGCCTGGGCAGCTGCCCTGGAGAAACCTAGCTCTGGGAACTTGGAGAGTAGTGCTGGGCAAGCTAGTCCTGACAAAGAAGATCCTCTAGACCTTTACTCCAACCTGGTTGACGGTATCCAAGCCAACCCTGTTCCAACCCATGTCTCTGCTCAAGCCGGCCCCATGCCACTTGACTCTGTTGAAACCGATCCCACTGAAGTTAATCCTGTTCTAGCCGACCCTGTACCTGTTGATCCTGCATTGGTTGACCTTGCTTCAGCAAACTCAGAGCTGGTTGACCCTCTCCCAGCTGACCCAGTGCTGATTGACCCAGTCCTGGCTGACTCAGCAGAAATTGACCCTACAGTGGTTGTTCGCATCTCAAATAACTTGCCACCAGGTGACCCTGTGCCAGCTAACTCAGCACCAGTTGACTCTGTTACCAATGACCTGGCTCTGGTTGATCCTGTGCTAGTTAAGTCTAGGCCGTCTGATCCCAGACGTGGTGCAATGTCATCAGTTCAGGGGAGTCCAGCTCCCCAGATCCTTCCAGAGTCAGAGTCCTTGGACTCCCTAAAGGCTATCATCCCTGAAGTCCAGGAGGTTATGGGTCCTTTGAAGGTAGAAAGTGGTACCAGTGCCACACCCCAGGAAGCCAGACCTCGGCCTCTTAGCCTATCAGAGTACCGGCGACGGAGGCAGCAGCGCCAAGCAGATACAGCAGAGAGgagtccccagcccccagctgggAAGTGGCCCAGTCTCCCAGAGACCCCCACAGGGCTAGCAGACATCCCTTGTCTTGTCATCCCACCAGCCCCAGCCAAGAAGACAACTCTGCAGAGAAGCCCTGAGGTTTCTCCTGAGGCTTGCTCTGTGCCTGTGGGTTCTAGCCCTACTTCTAGTCCTGAGCCACCTGCAAACAAACCTATGGCCTCaactcccactgagcaggtgCCATCCCAAGAGCTGCCACTACCAGCAAGACCTCCACCTCCTACTGTGCAGCCCATGCCTCCCAAAATGCCCACTGCTTTGCCTTTCCCTCCAGGTGGGCTAGGCATGACCCCCATGCTGCCCCTTCCTACAAGTGGGCAAGGGATCCCCAGTCTGCCCCCACCACCCTTGCAGCCTCCCAGTCTTCCGATGTCTATGGGGCCAGTGCCACCTGATCCCTATACTCACTATGCTCCTGTGCCACCCTGGCCTTGTTATCCCCCTGTGTCCCCTTCTGGCTATCCttgcctgccccccccaccaacagtgcccctAGTATCTGGTACTCCTGGCACCTATGCTGTGCCCCCCACTTGCAGTGTGCCTTGGGTACCCCCTCCAGTCCCAATCCCACCTTATAGCTCCAGCTGTGCCTATGGGCCCTTGGGATGGGGCTCAGGGCTGCAACACCCTCCATTCTGGCCTACTGTGCCACCACCTCCTTTGCCTCTAGCATCTGTTGGGAGAGCTGCTCCCCCACCCAAGGTGGAGCCCAGTGGCATTCCAGCTGGCCCTTCTGAAAGTGTACTTCCTGGGCCAATGACTCTCAGTCTTGGGTCAGCTGGCCAGGGAGCTCCGCAGGTAGAGCCCACCAAGGTGGAGGTCAGGTCAGTGCCTGCATCTCCCCATCTGAAACACAAGGTGTCCTCCCCAGTGCAAAGCCCTCAGATCAAGGCTCCACCATGTCTGCCTGCTGAGAGTGTGGCTGTGGAGGAGCCCGCATCAGAGAGGCTAAAGCCTGAGACCCAGGAGACCAGGCCCAGGGAGAAGCCCCCCTCTCCTGTTGCCAAGGCTGTTCCCACACCCACACCAAAGCAGAGCACTGTAACTAAGCTGCCTGCTGTCCACCCAGCCCGTCTAAGGAAACTCTCCTTCTTGCCTACCCCACGTACTCAAGGCCCTGAGGACGTGGTACAGGCTTTCATCAGTGAGATTG GAATTGAGGCATCGGACCTGTCCAGTCTGCTGGAGCAGTTTGAGAAATCCGAAG CCAAAAAGGAGTGCCCTCCCCCGGCTCCTGCTGATAACCTGGCTGTAGGAAACTCAGG CGTTGACACTCCCCAGGAGAAGAGGCCCCTAGACCGGTTACAAGCCCCAGAACTGGCCAACGTGGCAG GGCTCACCCCACCAGCTACCCCTCCCCACCAATTATGGAAGCCCCTGGCTGCTGTCTCACTGCTGGCCAAAGCCAAATCTCCTAAGTCTACCGCCCAGGAGGGAACCCTGAAGCCTGAAGGAGTTACAGAGGCCAAACATCCAGCTGCAACCCGCCTCCAAGAAGGGGTCCATGGCCCTAGTCCAGTCCATGTGGGCTCTGGGGACCATGACTATTGTGTCCGGAGCAGGACTCCCCCCAAAAAGACGCCTGCCCTAGTCATTCCAGAGGTGGGCTCCCGATGGAACGTCAAACGCCATCAGGACATCACCATCAAACCCGTCTTGTCCCTGGGCCCAGTCATCCCCCTGTCCCCACGCACAGCTGCCTCCCAGGAGCCACTTGATCACAGGACTAGCAGTGAGCAGGCAGATCCCCCAGCTCCTTGCCTCGCCCCATCTGCCTTGCTGTCCCCTGAGGCCTCGCCTTGCCGGAATGACACGAACACTAGGACTCTCCCTGAGCCCTCAGCCAAGCAGCGGTCAGTGCGCTGTTACCGAAAAGCCTGCAGGTCAGCCAGCCCCCCAAGCCGGGGCTGGCAGGGCTGCCGTGGCCGCAGCAGCCGTTCTGTCAGCTCTGGGTCCAACCGGACCAGCGAAGCATCTTCCTCTTCATCCTCATCGTCGTCATCCTCATCCCGGTCCCGGTCCAggtccctctcccccccacacaaGAGGTGGCGAAG ATCCAGTTGCAGTTCCTCTGGACGTTCCCGAAGATGctcttcctcttcatcctcctcatcttcctcctcatcttcctcatcttcctcatCCAGTTCCCGAAGCCGGTCCCGCTCCCCATCCCCCCGACGGAGAAGTGACAGGAGGCGGCG GTACAGCTCTTACCGTTCACACGACCATTACCAAAGGCAGAGAGTTCTGCAGAAGGAGCGTGCAATA GAGGAGAGAAGAGTGGTCTTCATTGGGAAGATACCTGGCCGCATGACTAGGTCAGAACTGAAACAGAGGTTCTCTGTTTTCGGAGAGATTGAGGAGTGCACTATCCATTTCCGTGTCCAAGG TGACAACTACGGCTTCGTCACCTACCGCTATGCTGAGGAGGCATTTGCAGCCATCGAGAGTGGCCACAAGCTGAGGCAGGCAGATGAACAACCCTTTGATCTCTGCTTCGGGGGCCGCAGGCAGTTCTGCAAGAGAAGCTATTCTGATCTTG ACTCCAACCGGGAAGACTTTGACCCTGCTCCTGTAAAGAGCAAATTTGATTCTCTTGACTTTGACACATTGTTGAAACAGGCCCAGAAGAACCTCAGGAGGTAA
- the PPRC1 gene encoding peroxisome proliferator-activated receptor gamma coactivator-related protein 1 isoform X4: protein MAARRGRRDGVAPSPSGGPGPDPGGGVRGSSWGSRSQTPYGTVGSVSGGEQVLLHEEGDDSGFVSLSRLGPCLRDKDLEMEELILQDETLLGTMQSYMDASLISLIEDFGSLGESRLSLEDQNEVSLLTALTEILDNADSENLSPFDSIPDSELLVSPREGSSLHKLLTLSRTPPERDLITPVDPLVPSTGSSRVSGVEMSLSDPPWDFSPPSFLETSSPKLPSWRPPRSRARRGQSPPPQQRSDGEEEEEVASFSGQMLAGELDNSVSSIPDFPMHLACPEEEDKTAAAETAVQAAGDESISSLSELVRAMHPYCLPNLTHLTSLEDELQEQPDDLTLPEDCVVLEIVGQAATAGNDLEIPVVVRQIPTRPQPVLLDDSLEASPALKLLMPTLESETEAAVPKEDLCPEKEGLSVDSEEKLESVCLLEPREVMEPVMPKGPQTPSANTMLSSQRARKGRKKRSKEQPAACAEGYARRLRSSSRGQSTMATEVTSQAGNLPQEELQREVGPPRSRGKPRAWARAWAAALEKPSSGNLESSAGQASPDKEDPLDLYSNLVDGIQANPVPTHVSAQAGPMPLDSVETDPTEVNPVLADPVPVDPALVDLASANSELVDPLPADPVLIDPVLADSAEIDPTVVVRISNNLPPGDPVPANSAPVDSVTNDLALVDPVLVKSRPSDPRRGAMSSVQGSPAPQILPESESLDSLKAIIPEVQEVMGPLKVESGTSATPQEARPRPLSLSEYRRRRQQRQADTAERSPQPPAGKWPSLPETPTGLADIPCLVIPPAPAKKTTLQRSPEVSPEACSVPVGSSPTSSPEPPANKPMASTPTEQVPSQELPLPARPPPPTVQPMPPKMPTALPFPPGGLGMTPMLPLPTSGQGIPSLPPPPLQPPSLPMSMGPVPPDPYTHYAPVPPWPCYPPVSPSGYPCLPPPPTVPLVSGTPGTYAVPPTCSVPWVPPPVPIPPYSSSCAYGPLGWGSGLQHPPFWPTVPPPPLPLASVGRAAPPPKVEPSGIPAGPSESVLPGPMTLSLGSAGQGAPQVEPTKVEVRSVPASPHLKHKVSSPVQSPQIKAPPCLPAESVAVEEPASERLKPETQETRPREKPPSPVAKAVPTPTPKQSTVTKLPAVHPARLRKLSFLPTPRTQGPEDVVQAFISEIGIEASDLSSLLEQFEKSEAKKECPPPAPADNLAVGNSGSVDTPQEKRPLDRLQAPELANVAGLTPPATPPHQLWKPLAAVSLLAKAKSPKSTAQEGTLKPEGVTEAKHPAATRLQEGVHGPSPVHVGSGDHDYCVRSRTPPKKTPALVIPEVGSRWNVKRHQDITIKPVLSLGPVIPLSPRTAASQEPLDHRTSSEQADPPAPCLAPSALLSPEASPCRNDTNTRTLPEPSAKQRSVRCYRKACRSASPPSRGWQGCRGRSSRSVSSGSNRTSEASSSSSSSSSSSSRSRSRSLSPPHKRWRRSSCSSSGRSRRCSSSSSSSSSSSSSSSSSSSSRSRSRSPSPRRRSDRRRRYSSYRSHDHYQRQRVLQKERAIEERRVVFIGKIPGRMTRSELKQRFSVFGEIEECTIHFRVQGDNYGFVTYRYAEEAFAAIESGHKLRQADEQPFDLCFGGRRQFCKRSYSDLDSNREDFDPAPVKSKFDSLDFDTLLKQAQKNLRR from the exons ATGGCGGCGCGCCGGGGACGGAGAGACGGAGTCGCGCCGTCTCCGAGTGGGGGCCCCGGACCCGACCCCGGCGGTGGAGTCCGCGGCAGCAGTTGGGGGAGTCGGAGCCAAACACCGTATGGGACTGTGGGATCTGTGAGTGGCGGGGAGCAG GTGCTGCTGCATGAGGAAGGGGATGATTCTGGTTTTGTTAGTCTGTCTCGGCTTGGCCCCTGCCTGAGGGACAAGGACCTGGAGATGGAGGAGCTGATACTGCAGGATGAGACACTGCTGGGGACCATGCAGAGCTACATGGATGCCTCCCTCATCTCCCTTATCGAGGATTTTGGGAGCCTTGGGGAG AGCAGGTTATCTCTGGAGGACCAGAATGAAGTGTCACTGCTCACAGCTCTGACAGAGATCTTGGACAATGCAGATTCCGAGAACCTGTCTCCGTTTGACAGCATTCCTGACTCAGAACTGCTTGTGTCACCTCGGGAGGGCTCCTCT cTGCACAAGCTGCTCACCCTCTCCCGGACACCCCCAGAACGTGACCTCATCACCCCGGTTGACCCATTGGTGCCCAGCACAGGCAGTAGTAGAGTGAGTGGG GTTGAGATGTCTCTCTCAGATCCTCCTTGGGACttctccccaccttccttctTAGAGACCTCCTCCCCTAAGCTTCCTAGTTGGagacccccaagatcaagagcccgCCGGGGCcaatcccctcctccccagcagcgcagtgatggggaagaagaggaggaggtggcCAGCTTCAGTGGCCAGATGCTTGCTGGAGAGCTCGACAACTCTGTGAGCAGTATCCCAGACTTCCCTATGCACCTGGCCTGCCCAGAGGAGGAAGATAAAACCGCAGCAGCTGAGACGGCAGTGCAGGCAGCTGGTGATGAGAGCATCTCCTCCTTGAGTGAGCTGGTGCGGGCCATGCATCCATACTGCCTGCCCAACCTCACTCACCTGACATCACTCGAGGATGAGCTTCAGGAGCAGCCGGATGATTTGACACTGCCTGAGGATTGTGTGGTGCTAGAGATTGTGGGCCAGGCAGCCACAGCTGGTAATGACCTGGAGATTCCAGTTGTGGTAAGGCAGATCCCTACCCGGCCCCAGCCTGTGCTCCTAGATGACTCGCTAGAGGCCAGTCCAGCTTTGAAGCTACTCATGCCTACACTAGAGTCGGAGACAGAAGCTGCTGTACCCAAGGAAGACCTCTGCCCTGAGAAAGAGGGGTTGTCAGTAGACTCAGAGGAAAAGCTGGAGTCAGTCTGCTTGTTGGAGCCCAGGGAGGTCATGGAGCCAGTGATGCCCAAGGGGCCTCAGACCCCATCAGCCAACACAATGCTGAGCTCCCAGAGAGCTCGAAagggcaggaagaagaggagcAAAGAGCAGCCAGCAGCCTGTGCAGAAGGCTATGCCAGGAGGCTGAGGTCATCTTCTCGTGGGCAGTCTACCATGGCTACAGAGGTGACCTCTCAGGCAGGAAACTTGCCTCAGGAGGAACTTCAAAGAGAGGTTGGGCCTCCTCGTAGTAGAGGGAAGCCCCGGGCTTGGGCTCGGGCCTGGGCAGCTGCCCTGGAGAAACCTAGCTCTGGGAACTTGGAGAGTAGTGCTGGGCAAGCTAGTCCTGACAAAGAAGATCCTCTAGACCTTTACTCCAACCTGGTTGACGGTATCCAAGCCAACCCTGTTCCAACCCATGTCTCTGCTCAAGCCGGCCCCATGCCACTTGACTCTGTTGAAACCGATCCCACTGAAGTTAATCCTGTTCTAGCCGACCCTGTACCTGTTGATCCTGCATTGGTTGACCTTGCTTCAGCAAACTCAGAGCTGGTTGACCCTCTCCCAGCTGACCCAGTGCTGATTGACCCAGTCCTGGCTGACTCAGCAGAAATTGACCCTACAGTGGTTGTTCGCATCTCAAATAACTTGCCACCAGGTGACCCTGTGCCAGCTAACTCAGCACCAGTTGACTCTGTTACCAATGACCTGGCTCTGGTTGATCCTGTGCTAGTTAAGTCTAGGCCGTCTGATCCCAGACGTGGTGCAATGTCATCAGTTCAGGGGAGTCCAGCTCCCCAGATCCTTCCAGAGTCAGAGTCCTTGGACTCCCTAAAGGCTATCATCCCTGAAGTCCAGGAGGTTATGGGTCCTTTGAAGGTAGAAAGTGGTACCAGTGCCACACCCCAGGAAGCCAGACCTCGGCCTCTTAGCCTATCAGAGTACCGGCGACGGAGGCAGCAGCGCCAAGCAGATACAGCAGAGAGgagtccccagcccccagctgggAAGTGGCCCAGTCTCCCAGAGACCCCCACAGGGCTAGCAGACATCCCTTGTCTTGTCATCCCACCAGCCCCAGCCAAGAAGACAACTCTGCAGAGAAGCCCTGAGGTTTCTCCTGAGGCTTGCTCTGTGCCTGTGGGTTCTAGCCCTACTTCTAGTCCTGAGCCACCTGCAAACAAACCTATGGCCTCaactcccactgagcaggtgCCATCCCAAGAGCTGCCACTACCAGCAAGACCTCCACCTCCTACTGTGCAGCCCATGCCTCCCAAAATGCCCACTGCTTTGCCTTTCCCTCCAGGTGGGCTAGGCATGACCCCCATGCTGCCCCTTCCTACAAGTGGGCAAGGGATCCCCAGTCTGCCCCCACCACCCTTGCAGCCTCCCAGTCTTCCGATGTCTATGGGGCCAGTGCCACCTGATCCCTATACTCACTATGCTCCTGTGCCACCCTGGCCTTGTTATCCCCCTGTGTCCCCTTCTGGCTATCCttgcctgccccccccaccaacagtgcccctAGTATCTGGTACTCCTGGCACCTATGCTGTGCCCCCCACTTGCAGTGTGCCTTGGGTACCCCCTCCAGTCCCAATCCCACCTTATAGCTCCAGCTGTGCCTATGGGCCCTTGGGATGGGGCTCAGGGCTGCAACACCCTCCATTCTGGCCTACTGTGCCACCACCTCCTTTGCCTCTAGCATCTGTTGGGAGAGCTGCTCCCCCACCCAAGGTGGAGCCCAGTGGCATTCCAGCTGGCCCTTCTGAAAGTGTACTTCCTGGGCCAATGACTCTCAGTCTTGGGTCAGCTGGCCAGGGAGCTCCGCAGGTAGAGCCCACCAAGGTGGAGGTCAGGTCAGTGCCTGCATCTCCCCATCTGAAACACAAGGTGTCCTCCCCAGTGCAAAGCCCTCAGATCAAGGCTCCACCATGTCTGCCTGCTGAGAGTGTGGCTGTGGAGGAGCCCGCATCAGAGAGGCTAAAGCCTGAGACCCAGGAGACCAGGCCCAGGGAGAAGCCCCCCTCTCCTGTTGCCAAGGCTGTTCCCACACCCACACCAAAGCAGAGCACTGTAACTAAGCTGCCTGCTGTCCACCCAGCCCGTCTAAGGAAACTCTCCTTCTTGCCTACCCCACGTACTCAAGGCCCTGAGGACGTGGTACAGGCTTTCATCAGTGAGATTG GAATTGAGGCATCGGACCTGTCCAGTCTGCTGGAGCAGTTTGAGAAATCCGAAG CCAAAAAGGAGTGCCCTCCCCCGGCTCCTGCTGATAACCTGGCTGTAGGAAACTCAGG CAGCGTTGACACTCCCCAGGAGAAGAGGCCCCTAGACCGGTTACAAGCCCCAGAACTGGCCAACGTGGCAG GGCTCACCCCACCAGCTACCCCTCCCCACCAATTATGGAAGCCCCTGGCTGCTGTCTCACTGCTGGCCAAAGCCAAATCTCCTAAGTCTACCGCCCAGGAGGGAACCCTGAAGCCTGAAGGAGTTACAGAGGCCAAACATCCAGCTGCAACCCGCCTCCAAGAAGGGGTCCATGGCCCTAGTCCAGTCCATGTGGGCTCTGGGGACCATGACTATTGTGTCCGGAGCAGGACTCCCCCCAAAAAGACGCCTGCCCTAGTCATTCCAGAGGTGGGCTCCCGATGGAACGTCAAACGCCATCAGGACATCACCATCAAACCCGTCTTGTCCCTGGGCCCAGTCATCCCCCTGTCCCCACGCACAGCTGCCTCCCAGGAGCCACTTGATCACAGGACTAGCAGTGAGCAGGCAGATCCCCCAGCTCCTTGCCTCGCCCCATCTGCCTTGCTGTCCCCTGAGGCCTCGCCTTGCCGGAATGACACGAACACTAGGACTCTCCCTGAGCCCTCAGCCAAGCAGCGGTCAGTGCGCTGTTACCGAAAAGCCTGCAGGTCAGCCAGCCCCCCAAGCCGGGGCTGGCAGGGCTGCCGTGGCCGCAGCAGCCGTTCTGTCAGCTCTGGGTCCAACCGGACCAGCGAAGCATCTTCCTCTTCATCCTCATCGTCGTCATCCTCATCCCGGTCCCGGTCCAggtccctctcccccccacacaaGAGGTGGCGAAG ATCCAGTTGCAGTTCCTCTGGACGTTCCCGAAGATGctcttcctcttcatcctcctcatcttcctcctcatcttcctcatcttcctcatCCAGTTCCCGAAGCCGGTCCCGCTCCCCATCCCCCCGACGGAGAAGTGACAGGAGGCGGCG GTACAGCTCTTACCGTTCACACGACCATTACCAAAGGCAGAGAGTTCTGCAGAAGGAGCGTGCAATA GAGGAGAGAAGAGTGGTCTTCATTGGGAAGATACCTGGCCGCATGACTAGGTCAGAACTGAAACAGAGGTTCTCTGTTTTCGGAGAGATTGAGGAGTGCACTATCCATTTCCGTGTCCAAGG TGACAACTACGGCTTCGTCACCTACCGCTATGCTGAGGAGGCATTTGCAGCCATCGAGAGTGGCCACAAGCTGAGGCAGGCAGATGAACAACCCTTTGATCTCTGCTTCGGGGGCCGCAGGCAGTTCTGCAAGAGAAGCTATTCTGATCTTG ACTCCAACCGGGAAGACTTTGACCCTGCTCCTGTAAAGAGCAAATTTGATTCTCTTGACTTTGACACATTGTTGAAACAGGCCCAGAAGAACCTCAGGAGGTAA